In Halorientalis sp. LT38, a genomic segment contains:
- a CDS encoding DUF7114 family protein encodes MEEAAAVRRAALDAVDDVDPERLFERMAERIEAGSMAPGALTLCCAAAVDEAATTEGVADRAAGVQLIYEGLRLTRSLAQAEPWAGDAPADWTASDLAAERPDDADGKTGDAAAADLDVLVADILVARGFYLLARTEAADAAVTVVRSFGQDQTVRRETDDEALDGNLEADVLELAVVAGTTAAGGSASRRLREFATGLATGAATFETAEAVVTPEARERLAAIVGSDPSPAGGARTSADH; translated from the coding sequence ATGGAGGAAGCCGCTGCGGTCCGACGCGCGGCTCTGGACGCCGTCGACGACGTCGATCCCGAGCGCCTGTTCGAACGCATGGCCGAGCGGATCGAGGCGGGGTCGATGGCACCGGGGGCGCTGACGCTGTGCTGTGCGGCGGCCGTCGACGAGGCCGCCACGACGGAGGGGGTGGCCGATCGCGCCGCGGGGGTGCAACTGATCTACGAGGGCCTGCGCCTCACCCGCTCGCTCGCCCAGGCCGAACCGTGGGCCGGCGACGCCCCGGCGGACTGGACCGCCTCGGACCTCGCCGCCGAGCGCCCGGACGACGCCGACGGAAAGACCGGTGACGCCGCCGCGGCCGATCTGGACGTCCTCGTCGCGGACATCCTCGTGGCTCGCGGATTCTACCTGCTCGCGCGAACCGAGGCTGCCGACGCCGCCGTCACCGTGGTCCGGTCGTTCGGCCAGGACCAGACCGTCCGCCGCGAGACCGACGACGAGGCACTCGACGGCAACCTGGAGGCCGACGTGCTCGAACTGGCCGTCGTCGCGGGCACCACCGCCGCCGGCGGGAGCGCCTCGCGGCGCCTCCGCGAGTTCGCGACCGGCCTCGCGACCGGGGCCGCCACGTTCGAGACCGCCGAGGCCGTCGTCACGCCAGAGGCCCGCGAGCGCCTGGCCGCGATCGTGGGGAGCGACCCCTCGCCCGCTGGCGGTGCGCGGACCTCCGCCGACCACTAA
- a CDS encoding enoyl-CoA hydratase/isomerase family protein, with protein sequence MIRTQRDGDVRVVTLDRPERRNALTIDGLDALEAAVTETDAPVVYLRGAGDAFCAGADLDVVADLEGDEAREFAVHGQVVARAIEESSSAVVAGIDGPARGGGVELALACDVRVGTDRATFAEPAVEFGLFGAWGGTVRLPRVVGEGEAMDLALSGRVVDAEAALRMGLLSRITADPRAVATELAANDHGALAAIKRRLRDDDAATEQERREAAAFADLHSTVDFDRA encoded by the coding sequence ATGATACGGACCCAGCGGGACGGTGACGTCCGCGTCGTCACGCTCGACCGGCCCGAGCGCCGCAACGCCCTGACGATCGACGGGCTCGACGCGCTGGAGGCGGCCGTCACCGAGACCGACGCCCCTGTCGTCTACCTCCGGGGCGCTGGCGACGCCTTCTGCGCCGGCGCCGATCTCGACGTGGTCGCCGACCTGGAGGGGGACGAGGCCCGCGAGTTCGCCGTCCACGGGCAGGTCGTCGCACGCGCCATCGAGGAGAGTTCGAGTGCGGTCGTCGCGGGGATCGACGGTCCGGCGCGGGGCGGTGGCGTCGAACTCGCGCTGGCGTGTGACGTCCGGGTCGGCACCGACCGCGCCACGTTCGCCGAACCCGCCGTGGAATTCGGCCTGTTCGGTGCCTGGGGCGGGACCGTCAGGCTCCCGCGGGTCGTCGGCGAGGGCGAAGCGATGGACCTGGCCCTCTCGGGCCGGGTCGTCGACGCCGAAGCCGCCCTCCGGATGGGCCTGCTCTCGCGGATCACGGCCGATCCCCGGGCGGTGGCGACGGAACTGGCGGCCAACGATCACGGCGCGCTGGCGGCGATCAAGCGACGGCTGCGGGACGACGACGCCGCGACCGAACAGGAACGGCGTGAGGCGGCTGCATTCGCCGACCTGCACTCGACCGTCGACTTCGACCGCGCGTAG